Proteins found in one Hippopotamus amphibius kiboko isolate mHipAmp2 chromosome 12, mHipAmp2.hap2, whole genome shotgun sequence genomic segment:
- the LOC130833418 gene encoding olfactory receptor 6C2-like gives MMRKHTVTTFILLGLTDDPQLKIVTFIFLFLTYMLSVTGNLTIISLTFVDSHLKTAMYFFLQNFSFLETSFTSACIPKYLYNISTDDKTITYDNCAIQIFFTDLFAATEFFLLATMSYDRYVAICKPLHYVTIMNNTVCRRLILCCWTAGLLIIIPPLSQGLNLEFCDSNVIDHFFCDAVPLLKISCSETWLIEQMVIVSAALIFIMTLVCVVLSYIYIIKTILQFPSAQQRKKAFSTCSSHMIVISISYGSCIFIYVNPSSKESAAINKGVAVLTTSIAPMLNPFIDTLRNKQVKQAFDDVIKRSALSLKK, from the coding sequence ATGATGAGAAAACACACAGTAACAACTTTTATCCTGCTGGGACTGACTGATGATCCACAACTGAAGATTGTGACTTTCATCTTTCTGTTTCTCACCTACATGTTGAGTGTAACTGGGAACCTGACAATCATCTCCCTCACCTTCGTAGACTCTCACCTGAAAACTGCCATGTACTTTTTCCTACAAAATTTCTCCTTCTTAGAAACCTCATTTACATCCGCTTGTATTCCCAAATATTTGTACAACATATCAACAGATGATAAGACTATAACATATGACAATTGTgccattcaaatattttttactgaCCTCTTTGCTGCTACAGAATTTTTTCTCTTGGCCACCATGTCCTATGATCGatacgtggccatctgcaaacccctGCATTACGTGACCATCATGAACAACACGGTCTGTAGACGACTCATACTTTGCTGCTGGACAGCTGGCTTGTTAATCATAATCCCCCCACTTAGCCAGGGCCTAAATCTGGAATTCTGTGACTCTAATGTTATTGACCATTTTTTCTGTGATGCAGTCCCCCTCCTAAAGATCTCATGCTCAGAAACGTGGCTCATAGAGCAAATGGTCATAGTCTCTGCTGCATTGATCTTTATCATGACCCTTGTGTGTGTTGTTCTATCCTATATATACATCATCAAGACCATTTTACAATTCCcttctgctcagcaaaggaaaaaggCATTTTCTACATGTTCTTCCCACATGATTGTGATTTCCATCAGCTATGGAAGCTGTATCTTCATCTATGTTAACCCTTCATCAAAGGAATCAGCAGCTATTAATAAGGGGGTGGCAGTGCTCACTACTTCCATCGCTCctatgctgaaccccttcattgACACCTTGAGAAACAAGCAAGTTAAACAAGCCTTTGATGATGTGATCAAAAGATCTGCATTGTCCTTAAAGAAGTAA